The Nonlabens spongiae genome contains a region encoding:
- a CDS encoding S1/P1 nuclease, with protein sequence MKLFIQALIAFTISYSCVAEDWGKTGHRTTAAIATQHLTKKVKRNISKLLDGASLATVSTFADEIKSDSKYRSLGPTHYVNIPFEKTYDSHPKSEKGDIIVAIDKAIAILKSKTTSNEEKAFQLKMLVHYIGDLHQPLHVGLKVDKGGNDFQVRWFNKGTNLHSVWDTKMIESYGMSYSELAVNMVPLSRKRYKQIAAGTHRDWLKDSREQV encoded by the coding sequence ATGAAGTTATTTATTCAAGCGCTGATCGCTTTTACCATCAGTTATAGCTGCGTTGCTGAAGATTGGGGGAAAACGGGTCACAGGACCACAGCAGCTATCGCAACCCAGCACCTCACTAAAAAGGTAAAACGTAACATTTCAAAACTTCTGGACGGAGCTTCCCTAGCCACAGTATCCACCTTTGCAGACGAGATCAAGAGCGATTCAAAATACAGAAGTCTGGGTCCCACGCATTATGTGAACATTCCTTTTGAAAAGACTTATGACTCCCATCCCAAAAGTGAAAAAGGTGACATTATTGTAGCGATAGATAAAGCAATCGCCATTTTAAAATCAAAAACCACTAGTAATGAGGAAAAAGCATTTCAGCTGAAGATGCTGGTTCACTATATAGGTGACCTGCACCAGCCTTTGCATGTGGGTTTAAAAGTAGATAAAGGCGGTAATGATTTTCAGGTGCGTTGGTTCAATAAAGGTACTAACCTACATTCTGTCTGGGACACAAAAATGATCGAGAGTTACGGTATGAGTTACTCAGAACTGGCAGTGAATATGGTTCCGCTTTCGCGAAAGCGGTACAAGCAAATAGCTGCGGGCACCCACCGTGACTGGTTAAAAGACAGCCGAGAGCAAGTATAA
- the lpdA gene encoding dihydrolipoyl dehydrogenase, with translation MSTYDVAVIGSGPGGYVAAIRCAQLGMKTAIIEKYDTLGGTCLNVGCIPSKALLDSSHHYHDAVKHFEEHGIEIPSDIKINFEQMIARKKKVVDQTCDGVAFLMKKNNIDVYTGMGSFVDATHIKIVGDKEETIEAKKTIIATGSKPATLPFIKLDKERIITSTEALKLKEIPKHMIVIGGGVIGLELGQVYRRLGAEVTVIEYMDRITPGMDKVLSKELMKVLKKQGVKFHLSHAVNKVERDGDTVTVTAKNKKDEEVTFEGDYVLVSVGRRPYTDKLNAAAAGVKVNEKGQIDVNEHQQTNIPNIYAIGDVVRGIMLAHKAEEEGVFVAETIAGQKPHINYNLIPNVIYTWPEVASVGKTEEELKEAGVNYKSGQFPMRALGRSRASGDIDGLVKILADKETDEVLGVHMIGARVADLIAEAVTAMEYRASAEDIARMSHAHPTYAEAVKEAALAATEDRALHV, from the coding sequence ATGAGTACATATGATGTGGCCGTTATAGGTTCTGGTCCAGGAGGCTACGTGGCAGCGATACGCTGTGCACAACTAGGTATGAAAACTGCAATAATTGAAAAGTACGATACGCTGGGCGGTACTTGTCTCAACGTAGGTTGTATTCCGTCAAAAGCACTACTGGATTCATCGCATCATTATCATGATGCCGTTAAACATTTTGAAGAACACGGTATAGAAATTCCTAGTGATATAAAGATCAATTTTGAGCAAATGATTGCGCGCAAGAAAAAGGTGGTGGATCAAACTTGCGATGGTGTAGCTTTTTTGATGAAAAAGAACAACATCGATGTCTACACAGGGATGGGTTCTTTTGTAGATGCGACACACATCAAAATTGTGGGAGATAAAGAGGAAACAATCGAGGCAAAGAAGACCATTATTGCCACAGGTTCTAAACCGGCAACGCTGCCTTTTATAAAATTAGACAAAGAACGTATCATTACCAGTACAGAAGCTCTTAAACTCAAAGAGATTCCCAAGCACATGATCGTTATAGGTGGAGGCGTGATAGGTCTTGAATTGGGTCAGGTGTACCGAAGACTAGGAGCCGAGGTAACCGTGATCGAGTATATGGACCGCATTACTCCGGGAATGGACAAGGTCCTTTCTAAGGAATTAATGAAAGTCCTGAAAAAACAAGGTGTGAAGTTCCATTTATCACATGCGGTCAACAAAGTAGAACGTGATGGCGATACGGTTACGGTAACTGCCAAAAACAAAAAAGACGAAGAAGTCACTTTTGAAGGAGATTACGTATTAGTAAGTGTGGGTCGTAGACCATATACTGATAAATTAAATGCAGCTGCCGCCGGAGTAAAAGTCAATGAGAAAGGTCAGATTGACGTAAATGAACACCAGCAAACAAATATTCCAAACATCTACGCCATAGGAGATGTGGTAAGAGGAATCATGTTGGCTCACAAAGCAGAGGAAGAAGGCGTTTTTGTCGCTGAAACTATTGCAGGTCAAAAACCACACATCAATTATAATCTGATTCCTAATGTGATTTACACTTGGCCAGAAGTTGCCAGCGTAGGTAAAACCGAGGAGGAATTAAAAGAAGCTGGTGTAAATTATAAAAGTGGTCAGTTCCCTATGCGGGCTTTAGGTCGATCCAGAGCATCAGGAGATATCGATGGTTTGGTTAAAATCCTCGCCGATAAAGAAACCGATGAAGTTCTAGGTGTCCACATGATAGGAGCTCGCGTAGCCGACTTGATTGCTGAAGCGGTAACAGCTATGGAATACCGTGCCAGTGCAGAGGATATCGCACGCATGTCACACGCACACCCTACTTATGCTGAGGCGGTAAAAGAAGCCGCTCTCGCTGCGACAGAAGATCGGGCGTTGCATGTGTAA
- a CDS encoding peptidylprolyl isomerase, which yields MQDGLYAKLETSKGDILLQLHYDKTPGTVGNFVALAEGNLENDAKPQGTPYYDGLKFHRVIPDFMIQGGDPQGTGSGGPGYKFDDEFHEDLKHDGPGVLSMANAGPGTNGSQFFITHIATDWLDGKHTVFGKVEEGQDVVDSITQGDEIKHVEIIRKGSEAELFNAVESFRAFEGAAKQREEQARKQQEQQLDEIAKGFDKTDSGLRYKIINKGDGTLAEKGKTVSVHYKGMLADGKVFDSSYSRNQPIDFPLGMGQVISGWDEGIALLKVGDKARLVIPPHLAYGSAGAGGVIPPNATLVFDVELMNVK from the coding sequence ATGCAAGACGGATTATACGCTAAGCTAGAAACCTCAAAAGGGGATATTCTTTTACAACTTCACTACGATAAAACTCCAGGAACGGTAGGGAATTTTGTCGCCCTCGCAGAAGGAAACCTCGAGAACGATGCAAAACCTCAAGGAACGCCTTACTATGATGGCCTTAAATTCCACCGAGTCATTCCAGACTTTATGATTCAGGGAGGTGATCCACAAGGAACTGGTTCTGGTGGACCAGGTTACAAATTTGACGATGAGTTTCATGAGGATCTCAAGCATGATGGACCTGGAGTCTTAAGCATGGCAAATGCAGGGCCTGGAACAAATGGTTCCCAATTTTTCATCACACACATCGCAACAGACTGGTTGGATGGGAAACATACTGTTTTTGGAAAAGTTGAAGAAGGTCAGGATGTCGTGGATAGTATCACTCAAGGTGATGAGATCAAACATGTTGAGATCATCCGTAAGGGTTCTGAAGCTGAGTTGTTCAATGCCGTGGAGTCGTTCAGAGCTTTTGAAGGAGCAGCTAAACAAAGAGAAGAACAGGCCCGTAAACAACAAGAACAACAACTGGACGAGATCGCAAAAGGCTTTGATAAAACTGATAGTGGTTTGAGATACAAAATCATCAATAAAGGCGATGGAACTCTTGCAGAAAAAGGCAAAACGGTTTCCGTACACTATAAAGGAATGCTGGCTGATGGGAAAGTATTTGACTCTTCCTACAGTCGCAACCAGCCTATCGATTTTCCGTTAGGAATGGGTCAGGTTATCTCAGGCTGGGATGAAGGTATTGCTTTGCTGAAGGTAGGGGATAAAGCACGTCTCGTAATCCCACCGCATTTGGCTTATGGATCAGCTGGAGCAGGTGGGGTTATACCACCTAACGCGACACTCGTTTTTGACGTAGAATTGATGAACGTGAAATAA
- a CDS encoding NAD(P)/FAD-dependent oxidoreductase, translating into MNIPDSPLPRVVIVGGGFGGVTLSRKLTKKKFQVVLIDRHNYHNFQPLMYQVATSGLEPDSIAFPLRGLNEKKNNFFFRMAEVESVEPVMNTLQTDKGEVKFDYLVIATGSRTNYFGNEQIKEASLQMKTVPQALNIRSFMLQNLEKATLTNDPEEQKELMRIVISGAGPTGVELSGAFAEFKKGVLPSDYPDLNPDFMEIHLLDGEDRVLSSMSKKASQKAEKYLKKLGVTLHLNTLVKNYEDLTISTNKDLELTAHTFIWSAGVTGNPLSGLKEGSIDERSQRFYVDHFNRVKDYDNIFAVGDIALMKTDDYPKGHPMVAQPAIQQGKLLVKNLERLENGKDIKPFSYFDKGSMATIGRNKAVADVKGITLGGFLAWFTWLVVHLYFLVGVRNRLVVFLNWIYNYFNFDRAARLIIRPFQKNDMSKKLKNSTNAT; encoded by the coding sequence ATGAACATTCCTGACTCACCATTGCCTAGAGTCGTTATCGTAGGAGGTGGTTTTGGAGGAGTTACGCTTTCGCGAAAGCTGACCAAAAAAAAGTTTCAGGTCGTACTTATAGACCGTCACAATTATCACAATTTTCAACCCTTAATGTATCAGGTTGCCACCAGTGGATTAGAACCTGACAGTATCGCATTCCCGCTGCGAGGACTGAATGAAAAGAAGAACAATTTCTTTTTCCGTATGGCAGAGGTGGAGTCTGTTGAGCCAGTGATGAACACCTTGCAAACAGATAAAGGAGAAGTCAAGTTTGATTATCTAGTAATTGCTACGGGTAGCCGGACTAATTACTTTGGGAACGAGCAGATTAAGGAAGCATCGCTCCAAATGAAAACAGTTCCCCAAGCGCTCAACATACGTAGTTTTATGTTGCAAAATCTAGAAAAGGCAACGCTTACAAACGATCCTGAAGAGCAAAAAGAGCTCATGCGCATCGTGATCTCGGGAGCTGGACCTACAGGCGTTGAACTTTCTGGTGCTTTCGCCGAATTCAAAAAAGGAGTACTGCCCAGCGATTACCCAGATCTGAATCCTGATTTTATGGAGATTCATCTATTAGATGGTGAGGATCGTGTGCTTTCCAGCATGAGTAAAAAAGCTTCTCAAAAAGCTGAAAAATACTTGAAAAAGCTCGGTGTAACGCTGCATCTAAACACCTTGGTCAAGAATTATGAAGATCTGACCATATCGACAAACAAAGATTTAGAACTCACCGCCCATACCTTTATCTGGAGTGCTGGAGTAACGGGTAACCCACTTTCAGGTTTGAAGGAGGGAAGTATAGACGAGCGTTCGCAGCGTTTTTATGTTGATCACTTCAATAGAGTAAAAGATTACGATAACATTTTTGCGGTGGGGGACATCGCCCTGATGAAAACAGATGATTACCCTAAAGGCCATCCCATGGTCGCTCAACCGGCAATCCAGCAAGGGAAATTACTGGTCAAGAATCTCGAGCGACTGGAAAATGGCAAGGATATAAAGCCCTTTTCCTATTTTGATAAGGGCAGCATGGCCACTATAGGCCGTAACAAAGCGGTAGCCGATGTAAAGGGAATAACACTCGGCGGTTTCCTGGCTTGGTTTACTTGGCTAGTGGTTCACTTGTATTTCTTGGTAGGAGTGCGCAACAGGCTGGTGGTTTTTCTGAATTGGATCTACAATTACTTCAATTTTGACCGCGCCGCACGTCTGATCATTAGGCCATTTCAAAAAAATGATATGTCTAAAAAGTTGAAGAATAGTACTAATGCCACTTAG
- a CDS encoding S1/P1 nuclease — protein MIYANVEKGDNLGYRYMYDYTDLMKEQLQKGGVRLAALLNDIFG, from the coding sequence ATGATCTATGCAAATGTGGAGAAAGGCGACAATTTAGGTTATCGCTACATGTACGATTACACCGATCTTATGAAAGAGCAATTGCAAAAAGGTGGCGTGCGGCTCGCTGCGTTGCTTAATGATATTTTTGGGTGA
- a CDS encoding Ig-like domain-containing protein, producing the protein MKLNLTFLNIIFYEILWMIFIVINAFNITLDYSHFSWSEDSSSLIKSDKTLMNRIIKDEKFNSFSENRAISVYEVNYSEISDSLIQIKSKDRYESIIAPCSSCDFSGSISGNFTFQSNQTYCITSNSTVSDVTFQNNTSVCVAPNVTLTIQNNINSSGDINFNVEGTLIFGQSPQFNAGVEMIIGNNGIVRAGSNGNNNITFNGTTNTFINNGLIQVTVLGFQNGNSTNTIFNYDEFDINGNINISGITSFRNFGIINIGQSFNNSSQGTFSNCNIINTQVGFNLNGGAIYNTGIFRTLNGNVDFGNGGARFENYATMEIGGTLNFGNNQNVFYNEGLAILTNSVQGTFGQIEGPSDSNKLGYIKWDRRPSINSGVIGPNLDIEYRPGATPAAKANVYQNFNGTEVGNVSKACEAFGNCTAPQEITGDVCRNINGSVPTIFMPTQTVMENNSFTSVQPTLTNSPGGTITYSLSGDDAALFTINSSTGVVSMVPRDFENPVDSDTDNFYDLILTGTTSLGGDVSDEFTVIVNNDCEEEELALMNKLRATDPIGDINGDTGTLQVEIVDETNTPRSGVQVILFKESGPGIISNSTGVTDAFGHFSTTVTSTLAGVATYSARYASTTGAPDTDVELGNPTMVRFLTNIDDRETVGEVGIATNFPHPSSVLEVYSEDKGLLVPKVALLSSSDTATIPRPVNSLLVYNTNGTNSLSEGFVFFDGTEWKSICLIRDAQGQ; encoded by the coding sequence ATGAAGCTAAATTTAACATTTTTAAATATTATCTTTTATGAAATCTTATGGATGATATTCATAGTGATAAATGCTTTCAACATAACCTTAGATTATAGTCATTTTTCCTGGTCTGAAGACTCTAGTTCCTTGATAAAATCAGATAAGACATTAATGAATCGAATAATTAAAGATGAAAAATTTAACTCTTTTTCTGAAAATAGAGCGATTTCTGTTTATGAAGTTAACTATTCTGAAATTTCAGACTCTTTAATTCAAATCAAAAGTAAAGATCGTTATGAATCTATAATTGCTCCATGCTCTAGTTGTGATTTTTCAGGTTCAATTTCTGGGAATTTCACCTTTCAATCAAATCAAACATATTGTATTACTTCAAATTCTACTGTGAGTGATGTTACCTTTCAAAACAACACCAGCGTTTGCGTCGCACCTAATGTTACTCTGACTATTCAAAACAATATCAATTCATCAGGTGATATAAATTTTAATGTAGAAGGAACTCTGATTTTTGGCCAATCGCCTCAGTTCAATGCTGGAGTTGAAATGATAATAGGGAATAATGGGATTGTAAGAGCAGGTTCTAATGGGAATAACAACATCACTTTTAATGGGACAACCAATACTTTTATTAATAACGGTTTAATTCAAGTTACTGTACTTGGTTTTCAAAATGGCAATTCAACTAATACAATATTCAACTATGACGAATTTGATATTAATGGTAATATAAATATCTCAGGGATAACGAGTTTTAGAAATTTTGGAATAATCAATATCGGACAAAGTTTTAATAACAGCTCTCAGGGTACTTTCTCCAACTGTAATATAATCAATACTCAAGTAGGCTTTAACTTAAACGGTGGTGCAATTTATAATACTGGAATTTTTAGAACTTTAAATGGAAACGTTGATTTTGGTAATGGGGGTGCACGTTTTGAAAATTATGCCACAATGGAAATTGGGGGAACACTCAATTTCGGTAATAATCAGAACGTATTTTATAACGAAGGACTAGCAATTTTAACTAATTCAGTCCAAGGTACTTTCGGTCAGATAGAGGGTCCTTCTGATTCTAATAAATTGGGTTATATTAAATGGGATAGAAGACCTAGTATAAACAGTGGCGTAATCGGACCAAATTTAGATATAGAATATCGTCCCGGCGCCACACCTGCTGCAAAGGCTAATGTATATCAAAACTTCAATGGAACGGAGGTAGGAAATGTATCTAAAGCTTGTGAAGCTTTTGGAAATTGTACTGCACCACAAGAAATTACAGGTGATGTCTGTAGAAATATAAATGGATCTGTTCCCACCATATTCATGCCTACTCAAACCGTAATGGAAAATAACTCTTTTACTTCCGTTCAACCTACGTTAACCAATTCACCGGGCGGAACGATAACTTACAGCCTTTCTGGTGATGATGCCGCCCTTTTTACCATCAACTCTAGTACCGGCGTAGTAAGTATGGTTCCTAGGGATTTTGAAAATCCTGTCGATTCGGATACAGATAATTTTTACGATTTGATTTTAACTGGCACGACCAGTTTAGGCGGAGATGTAAGTGATGAGTTCACAGTAATTGTAAATAATGATTGTGAAGAGGAAGAACTCGCTTTGATGAATAAACTTCGTGCAACAGATCCTATCGGAGATATTAATGGTGATACGGGAACTCTTCAAGTTGAAATTGTGGATGAAACTAATACGCCTAGATCTGGTGTACAAGTAATATTATTTAAAGAAAGTGGTCCTGGGATAATATCTAATTCAACGGGAGTAACTGATGCATTCGGTCATTTCTCAACAACAGTAACAAGTACTCTAGCGGGTGTTGCCACATATTCGGCTCGTTATGCGAGTACAACAGGTGCACCTGATACTGATGTTGAACTAGGGAATCCAACCATGGTGAGATTTTTAACAAACATAGATGACCGCGAAACAGTGGGTGAGGTAGGTATTGCCACTAATTTTCCTCATCCCTCCAGTGTCCTAGAAGTGTACAGTGAAGATAAAGGTCTACTGGTGCCTAAAGTAGCATTGTTAAGCAGTTCAGACACAGCCACGATTCCTAGACCCGTAAATTCATTACTAGTATATAATACAAATGGGACAAATTCACTTTCAGAAGGATTTGTATTCTTCGACGGTACAGAATGGAAGAGTATATGTTTAATAAGAGATGCTCAAGGGCAATAA
- a CDS encoding RNA polymerase sigma factor: MSKNQEQEFVRLLEENQNIVHKICRLYTNDQDAHNDLFQEVTVQLWKAYPKFRGDSKFSTWMYRVALNTAITLYRKGKRRVQTQAYDSVEFKIELKEEDDEMMEQLTLLYGAIKQLNDIEKALVFLYLEDKNYKEISATLGISEVNARVKMNRIKTKLTNIINP, encoded by the coding sequence GTGAGCAAGAACCAAGAGCAGGAATTTGTGAGATTACTGGAAGAAAACCAGAACATCGTGCACAAGATCTGCCGTTTGTACACTAACGATCAAGATGCGCACAACGATCTCTTTCAAGAGGTTACGGTGCAGCTGTGGAAGGCTTACCCCAAGTTCAGAGGTGATTCAAAGTTCTCCACCTGGATGTACAGGGTTGCGCTCAACACGGCGATCACACTGTACAGAAAGGGAAAGCGAAGGGTTCAAACCCAAGCTTATGATAGTGTAGAGTTTAAAATTGAACTGAAGGAAGAAGATGACGAGATGATGGAGCAGCTTACCCTACTCTACGGCGCTATCAAACAACTCAATGATATTGAAAAGGCTCTGGTCTTTCTTTATCTAGAGGATAAAAATTACAAAGAAATAAGTGCGACACTAGGAATAAGCGAGGTAAATGCACGGGTGAAGATGAATCGCATCAAAACCAAATTAACGAATATTATAAATCCATAG
- the msrB gene encoding peptide-methionine (R)-S-oxide reductase MsrB, whose protein sequence is MTEEEYKKKLTPEQYHILREKGTERPFTGEYNTHYEDGVYSCAACGNPLYKSEAKFDSGCGWPSFDDEIEGAIERKRDTTHGMIRTEILCANCGSHLGHVFNDGPTNTGIRHCVNSLSLDFEKK, encoded by the coding sequence ATGACAGAAGAAGAATACAAAAAGAAGCTCACACCAGAGCAATACCATATTTTACGTGAAAAAGGTACGGAACGTCCTTTCACCGGTGAATACAACACCCATTATGAAGACGGCGTATACAGTTGTGCCGCCTGTGGGAATCCATTATACAAATCAGAAGCTAAATTTGATTCGGGCTGCGGCTGGCCTTCTTTTGACGATGAAATCGAGGGCGCTATAGAACGTAAAAGAGACACGACGCACGGCATGATCCGCACAGAGATCTTGTGCGCCAATTGTGGCAGCCATCTAGGCCATGTCTTTAACGACGGACCTACAAATACTGGAATCAGACATTGCGTAAACAGCCTTAGTCTGGATTTTGAGAAGAAGTAA
- a CDS encoding Ig-like domain-containing protein, with product MKTTIYYKSLIAACICILFTTNLVANSKNFDSTPDLDLSQFIAISSVGDILGHEGKVGVSLFNYRGVPLSGITVKLVANGNKATLTNISGKTDKNGSFTSSLFSKVMTVVKVTAVIDIDGDGKAETSMDKTISISFINSIASHTGVGINTDTPDDSAVLHINSSDRGVLIPRVALLGCSDRVTILDPALSLLVFNTNPSDSLKVGYVYFNGTDWVNFYY from the coding sequence ATGAAAACAACTATATATTATAAATCCCTGATTGCAGCATGTATCTGTATTTTATTTACAACAAACCTTGTTGCCAATTCGAAAAATTTTGATTCGACACCTGATTTGGATTTGTCACAATTCATTGCTATTAGTTCAGTGGGGGATATCTTAGGTCATGAAGGTAAAGTAGGAGTATCCTTATTTAATTACCGAGGCGTACCACTGTCTGGTATTACCGTGAAGCTTGTTGCGAATGGAAATAAAGCCACTTTAACTAACATTTCTGGAAAAACCGATAAAAACGGTTCATTTACTTCATCATTGTTCAGCAAGGTGATGACCGTAGTAAAAGTTACAGCAGTTATAGACATCGATGGCGATGGAAAAGCAGAAACAAGTATGGATAAAACAATTTCTATTTCTTTCATAAACAGCATAGCTTCGCATACTGGAGTTGGAATCAACACCGACACTCCAGATGATAGTGCGGTTTTACATATCAATTCAAGTGATAGAGGCGTACTTATTCCAAGAGTGGCATTGCTGGGATGCTCAGATCGGGTGACAATTTTAGATCCTGCTTTATCCTTACTGGTTTTCAATACTAACCCCTCAGATTCACTTAAAGTGGGATACGTTTATTTCAATGGTACAGATTGGGTAAACTTCTATTATTAA